A window from Schistosoma haematobium chromosome 1, whole genome shotgun sequence encodes these proteins:
- the DNTTIP1_1 gene encoding Deoxynucleotidyltransferase terminal-interacting protein 1, variant 2 (EggNog:ENOG41KOG4801~COG:S), which produces MISNHLIKHTGLILDAKSTLRLLRKFLQPFVNRDFDQLMKKYMDDFILLAVNNIRDVLGEQSVSESDLTKFRQSLIHRAVIRYFPERPQRDFINHQGTRSNPSPKTGDNKPEKQSIQKSDLIMQSKINSFSAFPSKWADSKLHSRIPTPDSLESSMSFNNSPQLSPIPSSDPISFDKSFLSTNDIPNPTVDKTFQTVYSPLHNPVAGDNESHYSLRNISNNSSLRNVRKRLHPSSRLKISPVSYDTSTSDNSNNLLINTESFTAADCDINNLQEKCTSLPLSSHSPSSASSSSTVGFFRDPFSSDSEGTLIDSSNIKLSGQSNNTQINRSSTYGFHYSPGLSSTIKNNSNAPIHRLKSKSSRGRKTPWWDRTRGKKSKSKVTNISSNTQYDKHNENLTDEKNSLVENDYRQFINTLSNQSVTSSVIYASNNISNDLHNSNQNIHNNRSNARKNTSSRLSRKKCTAIKSTVNNFTTKNSNVTKFTFDQNTHFALGSSANTWLGMGTARGRIYSKHPELFRYICDNEDKAWLVQTGLIISHGVKAYLVHAEQVHQIATQQINSHSSKADIEKLKTFKLPYWFLQKV; this is translated from the exons gatTTCATTCTACTGGCTGTGAATAATATTCGTGATGTATTAGGTGAACAATCTGTGTCTGAAAGTGATTTGACTAAATTTCGTCAAAGTTTAATCCATCGG GCCGTCATACGTTATTTCCCTGAACGTCCTCAGAGGGATTTTATCAATCACCAGGGTACTAGAAGTAATCCTTCTCCAAAAACTGGGGATAACAAACCCGAAAAGCAGAGTATTCAGAAATCAGATTTGATTATGCAGtcgaaaataaattcatttagtgCTTTTCCTTCGAAATGGGCAGATTCGAAACTACATTCACGTATTCCAACTCCTGATTCATTAGAGTCATCCATGTCTTTTAATAACTCTCCTCAACTTTCACCGATACCTAGCTCAGATCCGATCAGTTTCGATAAATCTTTTCTATCTACTAATGATATTCCAAATCCAACTGTTGACAAAACCTTTCAAACTGTATATTCACCTCTACACAATCCAGTGGCCGGAGATAATGAATCACATTATAGTTTAAGAAATATCTCTAATAATTCATCACTTAGAAATGTACGTAAAAGATTGCATCCATCCAGTCGTTTGAAAATTTCCCCGGTTTCCTATGATACATCAACGTCTGACAATAGTAATAATCTTTTAATTAATACTGAATCATTCACCGCCGCAGACTGTGATATTAATAATTTACAAGAAAAATGTACCAGTTTACCATTGTCTTCTCATTCACCGTCATCAGCTTCATCAAGTTCTACGGTTGGATTTTTCCGTGATCCATTTAGTTCAGATAGTGAAGGGACATTAATTGACTCATCAAATATCAAGTTATCAGGACAAAGTAATAATACACAGATCAATAGATCATCAACTTATGGATTTCATTATTCACCTGGTTTATCATCAACTATAAAAAATAATTCCAATGCTCCAATTCATAGActaaaatcaaaatcatcaagaGGTCGTAAAACTCCATGGTGGGATAGAACTCGCGGAAAAAAATCCAAATCCAAAGTTACTAATATTAGTAGCAACACTCAAtacgataaacataatgaaaattTAACAGATGAGAAGAATTCACTA GTTGAAAATGATTATCGACAATTTATCAACACACTGTCCAA TCAGTCCGTTACTTCATCTGTAATTTATGCTAGCAACAATATCAGTAATGATCTGCATAATTCTAATCAAAACATCCACAATAATCGTAGTAATGCACGTAAAAATACGTCTTCACGTCTATCTAGAAAAAAGTGCACTGCAATAAAAAGCACTGTGAATAATTTTACCACCAAAAATAGCAATGTAACAAAGTTCACATTTGATCAAAATACGCATTTCGCACTGGGCTCATCAGCAAATAC ATGGCTTGGTATGGGTACTGCACGTGGTCGTATTTACAGTAAACATCCAGAATTATTTCGTTATATTTGTGATAATGAAGATAAAGCATGGCTTGTTCAAACTGGTCTCATTATTAGTCATGGTGTCAAAGCATATTTAGTTCATGCTGAACAAGTACATCAAATTGCTACACAACAAATTAATTCACATTCATCAAAAGCTGATATAGAAAAACTAAAAACCTTTAAACTACCTTATTGGTTTCTACAAAAAGTATGA